A genomic segment from Glycine soja cultivar W05 chromosome 20, ASM419377v2, whole genome shotgun sequence encodes:
- the LOC114403732 gene encoding lysine-specific demethylase JMJ25-like isoform X3 translates to MAPGRKKRQGNTSIIPVDANPTQQKAQSLDIDAECESETKRMKFAEENGDGAGGSSSVVKKKRGRKSKKEKQDTEKMLESNLSEKKDTQGEYHGENCGVGGCSSVQESAKKKRGRKSKKEKEDMEKKKMVEEKDAQNENHGENGGVGGSSCVVDSVPKKRGRKSKKEKEDVEKKMLEEKDAQNENHGENGGVGGSSSVVEAVVKKRGRKSKKEKEDMEKKMLEEKDAQNENHGENGGVGGSSSVVDGVPKKRGRKSKKEKEDMEKKMLEGNLLEKKDVQDVNHAENGGVPDMRRGSKRKMLKEDDGEFEMPVDSSGSSIQKQYSLRAPRVNIEEAMPKINKRDPKQWIEEESLMCHQCQRNDKGRVVRCTRCKRKRFCVLCIENWYPHLKEDYIAEACPVCRGNCNCKACLRSNQLIKKMKKKEETNENEKIELSMHLLQVLLPYLRLLDEEQMIENETEAKIRGLSVSELNVAQANFDKDERVYCDNCKTSIFDYHRSCTKCSFDLCLICCRELRTGQLVGGADPIMLEFVCQGRDYLHGEENISVKQNEPNAVEQNEPNAVERNEPNAVAETVVREWSRSGWHAESNGSIPCPKVNDECNHGFLELRSILGQHFITDLVHKANELAQAYKLQDVVKTPDNFCSCLRLDRNTDVRYNNMRKVASRADSRDNYLYCPRAVDLQDEDLRHFQWHWEKGEPVIVSNVLAKTSGLSWEPLVMWRAFRQMTKTKHEQHLDVKAIDCLDWCEGEINIHQFFTGYTKVREDWHSWPQILKLKDWPPSNLFEERLPRHCAEFISSLPFKEYTDPLKGSLNLAVKLPTDCLKPDMGPKTYIAYGFHQELGRGDSVTKLHCDMSDAVNVLTHIAEVKLEPKHLIAIEKLKQKHFEQDKRELLGDDQNRETSVDMLNNLSSTINALDKQNSVQVMEHKGKLYDRKEVDQFHQPSGGNEIAIANEDGLSCESEHKEVDKVKIKQESDMLSGGDGSEGALWDIFRRQDVPKLQEYQRKHFREFRHLHCCPLKQVIHPIHDQTFYLTVEHKRKLKEEYGIEPWTFIQKVGDAVFVPAGCPHQVRNLKSCIKVALDFVSPENVGECFRLTEEFRTLPINHMSCEDKLEVKKMTIYAMQDVIEKLEEARSGKTKVSE, encoded by the exons ATGGCGCCCGGAAGGAAGAAGCGGCAAGGGAACACATCCATTATTCCTGTGGATGCAAACCCCACTCAGCAAAAAGCACAATCTTTGGATATTGATGCTGAGTGTGAGAGTGAGACCAAAAGAAtgaaatttgctgaggaaaatggTGATGGGGCAGGGGGTTCTTCTTCTGTTGTGAAAAAGAAGCGTGGCAGAAAAAGTAAAAAGGAGAAGCAGGACACGGAAAAGATGTTAGAGAGCAATTTGTCGGAGAAGAAAGATACTCAAGGCGAATACCACGGTGAAAATTGTGGAGTAGGAGGGTGTTCTTCTGTTCAAGAAAGTGCGAAAAAGAAACGTGGAAGAAAGAGTAAAAAGGAGAAGGAGGACATGGAAAAGAAGAAGATGGTAGAGGAGAAAGATGCTCAAAACGAAAACCATGGTGAAAATGGTGGAGTAGGAGGTTCTTCTTGTGTTGTAGATAGTGTGCCAAAGAAGCGTGGCAGAAAAAGtaagaaggagaaggaagacGTGGAAAAGAAGATGTTAGAGGAGAAAGATGCTCAAAACGAAAACCATGGTGAAAATGGTGGAGTAGGAGGTTCTTCTTCTGTTGTAGAAGCTGTGGTAAAGAAGCGAGGTAGAAAGAGtaaaaaggagaaggaagacATGGAAAAGAAGATGTTAGAGGAGAAAGATGCTCAAAACGAAAACCATGGTGAAAATGGTGGAGTAGGAGGTTCTTCTTCTGTTGTAGATGGTGTGCCAAAGAAGCGTGGCAGAAAAAGtaagaaggagaaggaagacATGGAAAAAAAGATGTTAGAGGGAAATTTGCTGGAGAAGAAAGATGTTCAAGACGTTAACCATGCCGAAAATGGTGGGGTACCTGATATGAGGCGTGGAAGTAAAAGAAAGATGCTTAAGGAAGATGATGGTGAGTTTGAAATGCCTGTGGATTCTTCAGGAAGTAGCATTCAGAAACAATATAGTCTTAGGGCCCCTAGAGTCAATATAGAAGAGGCAATGCCAAAAATCAACAAGAGAGATCCTAAG CAGTGGATTGAAGAGGAGTCCTTAATGTGTCATCAATGTCAGAGAAATGATAAAGGCAGGGTTGTGAGGTGCACACGTTGTAAGAGGAAAAGATTTTGTGTACTCTGTATAGAAAATTG GTATCCTCATTTGAAAGAGGATTATATTGCTGAGGCATGCCCTGTGTGCCGTGGTAATTGCAACTGCAAAGCATGCTTGAGATCCAATCAACTTATTAAA aaaatgaagaaaaaagaagaaaccaaTGAAAATGAGAAGATTGAACTCTCTATGCATTTGTTGCAAGTACTTCTTCCGTATTTAAGGCTGTTGGATGAAGAACAGATGATTGAGAATGAGACAGAAGCCAAGATACGGg GGCTCTCAGTCTCAGAGCTAAATGTAGCACAGGCAAATTTTGATAAAGATGAGCGTGTGTACTG TGACAACTGCAAAACGTCAATATTTGATTACCACAGAAGCTGTACAAAATGCTCTTTCGACCTTTGTCTCATCTGTTGTCGCGAGCTTCGAACTGGCCAGCTTGTAGGTGGTGCAGATCCAATTATGTTGGAGTTTGTCTGTCAAGGTCGTGATTACCTGCATGGTGAGGAAAATATAAGTGTAAAACAAAATGAACCAAATGCTGTTGAACAAAATGAACCAAATGCTGTTGAACGAAATGAACCAAATGCTGTTGCTGAGACTGTAGTTCGTGAGTGGTCAAGATCTGGGTGGCATGCAGAAAGTAATGGTAGCATTCCTTGTCCAAAAGTCAATGATGAATGTAACCATGGTTTTCTTGAACTGAGAAGCATATTAGGTCAACATTTTATCACTGATTTAGTGCATAAAGCAAACGAACTAGCACAAGCATACAAGCTTCAAGATGTAGTTAAGACCCCTGACAACTTCTGTTCGTGTTTGAGGCTTGATAGAAACACAGATGTTAGATATAATAATATGAGGAAGGTTGCTTCTCGTGCAGATTCCAGGGACAACTATTTATACTGTCCTAGGGCTGTAGATCTACAGGATGAGGATTTAAGGCATTTTCAGTGGCATTGGGAAAAGGGGGAGCCTGTCATTGTCAGCAACGTGCTTGCAAAAACATCTGGTTTAAGCTGGGAACCACTTGTCATGTGGCGTGCATTCCGTCAGATGACTAAGACCAAGCATGAACAACATTTGGATGTGAAGGCAATTGATTGCTTAGATTGGTGCGAG GGAGAAATTAATATCCACCAATTCTTTACTGGGTATACAAAAGTTCGTGAGGATTGGCATAGTTGGCCtcaaatattgaaattaaaagattGGCCTCCTTCTAATTTATTTGAGGAACGCTTGCCTCGACATTGTGCAGAGTTCATATCTTCCTTGCCCTTCAAGGAATATACTGATCCTCTCAAAGGTTCTCTTAACTTAGCTGTGAAGTTGCCAACAGATTGTCTAAAACCAGACATGGGGCCAAAGACGTATATTGCTTACGGATTTCATCAGGAGCTCGGGCGTGGTGATTCAGTGACTAAGCTCCATTGTGATATGTCTGATGCA GTAAATGTGTTGACTCATATTGCTGAAGTGAAATTGGAACCAAAGCATCTCATTGCCATTGAGAAGTTGAAACAAAAGCACTTTGAACAAGACAAAAGGGAGCTACTTGGTGATGATCAAAATAGAGAAACTAGTGTTGACATGCTTAATAATTTGTCTTCTACTATAAATGCTTTGGACAAGCAAAATAGTGTCCAAGTCATGGAACACAAAGGCAAATTATATGATAGGAAAGAAGTTGATCAGTTCCATCAACCCTCTGGTGGTAATGAGATTGCCATTGCTAATGAGGATGGTCTTTCATGTGAATCAGAGCATAAAGAGGTTgacaaagtaaaaataaagcAAGAAAGTGATATGTTGTCTGGGGGGGATGGTTCAGAAGGTGCTCTCTGGGATATTTTTCGGAGGCAGGATGTACCTAAATTGCAGGAATATCAGAGGAAGCATTTCAGAGAGTTCAGGCATCTCCATTGCTGTCCTTTAAAGCAG GTTATTCACCCCATCCATGACCAGACCTTCTATCTGACTGTGGAGCATAAGAGGAAGCTTAAGGAGGAGTATG GAATTGAGCCCTGGACTTTTATTCAGAAGGTAGGAGATGCTGTTTTTGTTCCAGCTGGTTGTCCTCACCAAGTCAGAAATCTGAAG TCATGTATTAAGGTTGCATTGGATTTTGTCTCTCCGGAAAATGTTGGGGAGTGCTTTCGTTTGACAGAGGAATTTCGCACACTTCCAATAAACCACATGTCTTGTGAGGACAAATTGGAG GTGAAGAAGATGACAATATATGCTATGCAAGACGTGATTGAAAAATTGGAGGAAGCAAG GTCCGGGAAAACCAAGGTTTCAGAGTAA
- the LOC114403732 gene encoding lysine-specific demethylase JMJ25-like isoform X2 produces MAPGRKKRQGNTSIIPVDANPTQQKAQSLDIDAECESETKRMKFAEENGDGAGGSSSVVKKKRGRKSKKEKQDTEKMLESNLSEKKDTQGEYHGENCGVGGCSSVQESAKKKRGRKSKKEKEDMEKKKMVEEKDAQNENHGENGGVGGSSCVVDSVPKKRGRKSKKEKEDVEKKMLEEKDAQNENHGENGGVGGSSSVVEAVVKKRGRKSKKEKEDMEKKMLEEKDAQNENHGENGGVGGSSSVVDGVPKKRGRKSKKEKEDMEKKMLEGNLLEKKDVQDVNHAENGGVPDMRRGSKRKMLKEDDGEFEMPVDSSGSSIQKQYSLRAPRVNIEEAMPKINKRDPKWIEEESLMCHQCQRNDKGRVVRCTRCKRKRFCVLCIENWYPHLKEDYIAEACPVCRGNCNCKACLRSNQLIKKMKKKEETNENEKIELSMHLLQVLLPYLRLLDEEQMIENETEAKIRGLSVSELNVAQANFDKDERVYCDNCKTSIFDYHRSCTKCSFDLCLICCRELRTGQLVGGADPIMLEFVCQGRDYLHGEENISVKQNEPNAVEQNEPNAVERNEPNAVAETVVREWSRSGWHAESNGSIPCPKVNDECNHGFLELRSILGQHFITDLVHKANELAQAYKLQDVVKTPDNFCSCLRLDRNTDVRYNNMRKVASRADSRDNYLYCPRAVDLQDEDLRHFQWHWEKGEPVIVSNVLAKTSGLSWEPLVMWRAFRQMTKTKHEQHLDVKAIDCLDWCEGEINIHQFFTGYTKVREDWHSWPQILKLKDWPPSNLFEERLPRHCAEFISSLPFKEYTDPLKGSLNLAVKLPTDCLKPDMGPKTYIAYGFHQELGRGDSVTKLHCDMSDAVNVLTHIAEVKLEPKHLIAIEKLKQKHFEQDKRELLGDDQNRETSVDMLNNLSSTINALDKQNSVQVMEHKGKLYDRKEVDQFHQPSGGNEIAIANEDGLSCESEHKEVDKVKIKQESDMLSGGDGSEGALWDIFRRQDVPKLQEYQRKHFREFRHLHCCPLKQVIHPIHDQTFYLTVEHKRKLKEEYGIEPWTFIQKVGDAVFVPAGCPHQVRNLKSCIKVALDFVSPENVGECFRLTEEFRTLPINHMSCEDKLEDQGTGKMIGLVREQNGLYLLEEARGICSTKIQLPLSLMSESLPSHNKDIWLCHYHLGEEDDNICYARRD; encoded by the exons ATGGCGCCCGGAAGGAAGAAGCGGCAAGGGAACACATCCATTATTCCTGTGGATGCAAACCCCACTCAGCAAAAAGCACAATCTTTGGATATTGATGCTGAGTGTGAGAGTGAGACCAAAAGAAtgaaatttgctgaggaaaatggTGATGGGGCAGGGGGTTCTTCTTCTGTTGTGAAAAAGAAGCGTGGCAGAAAAAGTAAAAAGGAGAAGCAGGACACGGAAAAGATGTTAGAGAGCAATTTGTCGGAGAAGAAAGATACTCAAGGCGAATACCACGGTGAAAATTGTGGAGTAGGAGGGTGTTCTTCTGTTCAAGAAAGTGCGAAAAAGAAACGTGGAAGAAAGAGTAAAAAGGAGAAGGAGGACATGGAAAAGAAGAAGATGGTAGAGGAGAAAGATGCTCAAAACGAAAACCATGGTGAAAATGGTGGAGTAGGAGGTTCTTCTTGTGTTGTAGATAGTGTGCCAAAGAAGCGTGGCAGAAAAAGtaagaaggagaaggaagacGTGGAAAAGAAGATGTTAGAGGAGAAAGATGCTCAAAACGAAAACCATGGTGAAAATGGTGGAGTAGGAGGTTCTTCTTCTGTTGTAGAAGCTGTGGTAAAGAAGCGAGGTAGAAAGAGtaaaaaggagaaggaagacATGGAAAAGAAGATGTTAGAGGAGAAAGATGCTCAAAACGAAAACCATGGTGAAAATGGTGGAGTAGGAGGTTCTTCTTCTGTTGTAGATGGTGTGCCAAAGAAGCGTGGCAGAAAAAGtaagaaggagaaggaagacATGGAAAAAAAGATGTTAGAGGGAAATTTGCTGGAGAAGAAAGATGTTCAAGACGTTAACCATGCCGAAAATGGTGGGGTACCTGATATGAGGCGTGGAAGTAAAAGAAAGATGCTTAAGGAAGATGATGGTGAGTTTGAAATGCCTGTGGATTCTTCAGGAAGTAGCATTCAGAAACAATATAGTCTTAGGGCCCCTAGAGTCAATATAGAAGAGGCAATGCCAAAAATCAACAAGAGAGATCCTAAG TGGATTGAAGAGGAGTCCTTAATGTGTCATCAATGTCAGAGAAATGATAAAGGCAGGGTTGTGAGGTGCACACGTTGTAAGAGGAAAAGATTTTGTGTACTCTGTATAGAAAATTG GTATCCTCATTTGAAAGAGGATTATATTGCTGAGGCATGCCCTGTGTGCCGTGGTAATTGCAACTGCAAAGCATGCTTGAGATCCAATCAACTTATTAAA aaaatgaagaaaaaagaagaaaccaaTGAAAATGAGAAGATTGAACTCTCTATGCATTTGTTGCAAGTACTTCTTCCGTATTTAAGGCTGTTGGATGAAGAACAGATGATTGAGAATGAGACAGAAGCCAAGATACGGg GGCTCTCAGTCTCAGAGCTAAATGTAGCACAGGCAAATTTTGATAAAGATGAGCGTGTGTACTG TGACAACTGCAAAACGTCAATATTTGATTACCACAGAAGCTGTACAAAATGCTCTTTCGACCTTTGTCTCATCTGTTGTCGCGAGCTTCGAACTGGCCAGCTTGTAGGTGGTGCAGATCCAATTATGTTGGAGTTTGTCTGTCAAGGTCGTGATTACCTGCATGGTGAGGAAAATATAAGTGTAAAACAAAATGAACCAAATGCTGTTGAACAAAATGAACCAAATGCTGTTGAACGAAATGAACCAAATGCTGTTGCTGAGACTGTAGTTCGTGAGTGGTCAAGATCTGGGTGGCATGCAGAAAGTAATGGTAGCATTCCTTGTCCAAAAGTCAATGATGAATGTAACCATGGTTTTCTTGAACTGAGAAGCATATTAGGTCAACATTTTATCACTGATTTAGTGCATAAAGCAAACGAACTAGCACAAGCATACAAGCTTCAAGATGTAGTTAAGACCCCTGACAACTTCTGTTCGTGTTTGAGGCTTGATAGAAACACAGATGTTAGATATAATAATATGAGGAAGGTTGCTTCTCGTGCAGATTCCAGGGACAACTATTTATACTGTCCTAGGGCTGTAGATCTACAGGATGAGGATTTAAGGCATTTTCAGTGGCATTGGGAAAAGGGGGAGCCTGTCATTGTCAGCAACGTGCTTGCAAAAACATCTGGTTTAAGCTGGGAACCACTTGTCATGTGGCGTGCATTCCGTCAGATGACTAAGACCAAGCATGAACAACATTTGGATGTGAAGGCAATTGATTGCTTAGATTGGTGCGAG GGAGAAATTAATATCCACCAATTCTTTACTGGGTATACAAAAGTTCGTGAGGATTGGCATAGTTGGCCtcaaatattgaaattaaaagattGGCCTCCTTCTAATTTATTTGAGGAACGCTTGCCTCGACATTGTGCAGAGTTCATATCTTCCTTGCCCTTCAAGGAATATACTGATCCTCTCAAAGGTTCTCTTAACTTAGCTGTGAAGTTGCCAACAGATTGTCTAAAACCAGACATGGGGCCAAAGACGTATATTGCTTACGGATTTCATCAGGAGCTCGGGCGTGGTGATTCAGTGACTAAGCTCCATTGTGATATGTCTGATGCA GTAAATGTGTTGACTCATATTGCTGAAGTGAAATTGGAACCAAAGCATCTCATTGCCATTGAGAAGTTGAAACAAAAGCACTTTGAACAAGACAAAAGGGAGCTACTTGGTGATGATCAAAATAGAGAAACTAGTGTTGACATGCTTAATAATTTGTCTTCTACTATAAATGCTTTGGACAAGCAAAATAGTGTCCAAGTCATGGAACACAAAGGCAAATTATATGATAGGAAAGAAGTTGATCAGTTCCATCAACCCTCTGGTGGTAATGAGATTGCCATTGCTAATGAGGATGGTCTTTCATGTGAATCAGAGCATAAAGAGGTTgacaaagtaaaaataaagcAAGAAAGTGATATGTTGTCTGGGGGGGATGGTTCAGAAGGTGCTCTCTGGGATATTTTTCGGAGGCAGGATGTACCTAAATTGCAGGAATATCAGAGGAAGCATTTCAGAGAGTTCAGGCATCTCCATTGCTGTCCTTTAAAGCAG GTTATTCACCCCATCCATGACCAGACCTTCTATCTGACTGTGGAGCATAAGAGGAAGCTTAAGGAGGAGTATG GAATTGAGCCCTGGACTTTTATTCAGAAGGTAGGAGATGCTGTTTTTGTTCCAGCTGGTTGTCCTCACCAAGTCAGAAATCTGAAG TCATGTATTAAGGTTGCATTGGATTTTGTCTCTCCGGAAAATGTTGGGGAGTGCTTTCGTTTGACAGAGGAATTTCGCACACTTCCAATAAACCACATGTCTTGTGAGGACAAATTGGAG GATCAGGGAACAGGAAAGATGATTGGACTTGTTAGGGAGCAAAATGGGCTCTACCTTCTTGAGGAAGCTCGTGGGATATGTAGTACTAAGATTCAACTTCCATTGTCTTTGATGTCAGAGTCACTTCCTTCCCACAATAAAGACATCTGGTTGTGTCACTATCATTTAG GTGAAGAAGATGACAATATATGCTATGCAAGACGTGATTGA
- the LOC114403732 gene encoding lysine-specific demethylase JMJ25-like isoform X1 yields the protein MAPGRKKRQGNTSIIPVDANPTQQKAQSLDIDAECESETKRMKFAEENGDGAGGSSSVVKKKRGRKSKKEKQDTEKMLESNLSEKKDTQGEYHGENCGVGGCSSVQESAKKKRGRKSKKEKEDMEKKKMVEEKDAQNENHGENGGVGGSSCVVDSVPKKRGRKSKKEKEDVEKKMLEEKDAQNENHGENGGVGGSSSVVEAVVKKRGRKSKKEKEDMEKKMLEEKDAQNENHGENGGVGGSSSVVDGVPKKRGRKSKKEKEDMEKKMLEGNLLEKKDVQDVNHAENGGVPDMRRGSKRKMLKEDDGEFEMPVDSSGSSIQKQYSLRAPRVNIEEAMPKINKRDPKQWIEEESLMCHQCQRNDKGRVVRCTRCKRKRFCVLCIENWYPHLKEDYIAEACPVCRGNCNCKACLRSNQLIKKMKKKEETNENEKIELSMHLLQVLLPYLRLLDEEQMIENETEAKIRGLSVSELNVAQANFDKDERVYCDNCKTSIFDYHRSCTKCSFDLCLICCRELRTGQLVGGADPIMLEFVCQGRDYLHGEENISVKQNEPNAVEQNEPNAVERNEPNAVAETVVREWSRSGWHAESNGSIPCPKVNDECNHGFLELRSILGQHFITDLVHKANELAQAYKLQDVVKTPDNFCSCLRLDRNTDVRYNNMRKVASRADSRDNYLYCPRAVDLQDEDLRHFQWHWEKGEPVIVSNVLAKTSGLSWEPLVMWRAFRQMTKTKHEQHLDVKAIDCLDWCEGEINIHQFFTGYTKVREDWHSWPQILKLKDWPPSNLFEERLPRHCAEFISSLPFKEYTDPLKGSLNLAVKLPTDCLKPDMGPKTYIAYGFHQELGRGDSVTKLHCDMSDAVNVLTHIAEVKLEPKHLIAIEKLKQKHFEQDKRELLGDDQNRETSVDMLNNLSSTINALDKQNSVQVMEHKGKLYDRKEVDQFHQPSGGNEIAIANEDGLSCESEHKEVDKVKIKQESDMLSGGDGSEGALWDIFRRQDVPKLQEYQRKHFREFRHLHCCPLKQVIHPIHDQTFYLTVEHKRKLKEEYGIEPWTFIQKVGDAVFVPAGCPHQVRNLKSCIKVALDFVSPENVGECFRLTEEFRTLPINHMSCEDKLEDQGTGKMIGLVREQNGLYLLEEARGICSTKIQLPLSLMSESLPSHNKDIWLCHYHLGEEDDNICYARRD from the exons ATGGCGCCCGGAAGGAAGAAGCGGCAAGGGAACACATCCATTATTCCTGTGGATGCAAACCCCACTCAGCAAAAAGCACAATCTTTGGATATTGATGCTGAGTGTGAGAGTGAGACCAAAAGAAtgaaatttgctgaggaaaatggTGATGGGGCAGGGGGTTCTTCTTCTGTTGTGAAAAAGAAGCGTGGCAGAAAAAGTAAAAAGGAGAAGCAGGACACGGAAAAGATGTTAGAGAGCAATTTGTCGGAGAAGAAAGATACTCAAGGCGAATACCACGGTGAAAATTGTGGAGTAGGAGGGTGTTCTTCTGTTCAAGAAAGTGCGAAAAAGAAACGTGGAAGAAAGAGTAAAAAGGAGAAGGAGGACATGGAAAAGAAGAAGATGGTAGAGGAGAAAGATGCTCAAAACGAAAACCATGGTGAAAATGGTGGAGTAGGAGGTTCTTCTTGTGTTGTAGATAGTGTGCCAAAGAAGCGTGGCAGAAAAAGtaagaaggagaaggaagacGTGGAAAAGAAGATGTTAGAGGAGAAAGATGCTCAAAACGAAAACCATGGTGAAAATGGTGGAGTAGGAGGTTCTTCTTCTGTTGTAGAAGCTGTGGTAAAGAAGCGAGGTAGAAAGAGtaaaaaggagaaggaagacATGGAAAAGAAGATGTTAGAGGAGAAAGATGCTCAAAACGAAAACCATGGTGAAAATGGTGGAGTAGGAGGTTCTTCTTCTGTTGTAGATGGTGTGCCAAAGAAGCGTGGCAGAAAAAGtaagaaggagaaggaagacATGGAAAAAAAGATGTTAGAGGGAAATTTGCTGGAGAAGAAAGATGTTCAAGACGTTAACCATGCCGAAAATGGTGGGGTACCTGATATGAGGCGTGGAAGTAAAAGAAAGATGCTTAAGGAAGATGATGGTGAGTTTGAAATGCCTGTGGATTCTTCAGGAAGTAGCATTCAGAAACAATATAGTCTTAGGGCCCCTAGAGTCAATATAGAAGAGGCAATGCCAAAAATCAACAAGAGAGATCCTAAG CAGTGGATTGAAGAGGAGTCCTTAATGTGTCATCAATGTCAGAGAAATGATAAAGGCAGGGTTGTGAGGTGCACACGTTGTAAGAGGAAAAGATTTTGTGTACTCTGTATAGAAAATTG GTATCCTCATTTGAAAGAGGATTATATTGCTGAGGCATGCCCTGTGTGCCGTGGTAATTGCAACTGCAAAGCATGCTTGAGATCCAATCAACTTATTAAA aaaatgaagaaaaaagaagaaaccaaTGAAAATGAGAAGATTGAACTCTCTATGCATTTGTTGCAAGTACTTCTTCCGTATTTAAGGCTGTTGGATGAAGAACAGATGATTGAGAATGAGACAGAAGCCAAGATACGGg GGCTCTCAGTCTCAGAGCTAAATGTAGCACAGGCAAATTTTGATAAAGATGAGCGTGTGTACTG TGACAACTGCAAAACGTCAATATTTGATTACCACAGAAGCTGTACAAAATGCTCTTTCGACCTTTGTCTCATCTGTTGTCGCGAGCTTCGAACTGGCCAGCTTGTAGGTGGTGCAGATCCAATTATGTTGGAGTTTGTCTGTCAAGGTCGTGATTACCTGCATGGTGAGGAAAATATAAGTGTAAAACAAAATGAACCAAATGCTGTTGAACAAAATGAACCAAATGCTGTTGAACGAAATGAACCAAATGCTGTTGCTGAGACTGTAGTTCGTGAGTGGTCAAGATCTGGGTGGCATGCAGAAAGTAATGGTAGCATTCCTTGTCCAAAAGTCAATGATGAATGTAACCATGGTTTTCTTGAACTGAGAAGCATATTAGGTCAACATTTTATCACTGATTTAGTGCATAAAGCAAACGAACTAGCACAAGCATACAAGCTTCAAGATGTAGTTAAGACCCCTGACAACTTCTGTTCGTGTTTGAGGCTTGATAGAAACACAGATGTTAGATATAATAATATGAGGAAGGTTGCTTCTCGTGCAGATTCCAGGGACAACTATTTATACTGTCCTAGGGCTGTAGATCTACAGGATGAGGATTTAAGGCATTTTCAGTGGCATTGGGAAAAGGGGGAGCCTGTCATTGTCAGCAACGTGCTTGCAAAAACATCTGGTTTAAGCTGGGAACCACTTGTCATGTGGCGTGCATTCCGTCAGATGACTAAGACCAAGCATGAACAACATTTGGATGTGAAGGCAATTGATTGCTTAGATTGGTGCGAG GGAGAAATTAATATCCACCAATTCTTTACTGGGTATACAAAAGTTCGTGAGGATTGGCATAGTTGGCCtcaaatattgaaattaaaagattGGCCTCCTTCTAATTTATTTGAGGAACGCTTGCCTCGACATTGTGCAGAGTTCATATCTTCCTTGCCCTTCAAGGAATATACTGATCCTCTCAAAGGTTCTCTTAACTTAGCTGTGAAGTTGCCAACAGATTGTCTAAAACCAGACATGGGGCCAAAGACGTATATTGCTTACGGATTTCATCAGGAGCTCGGGCGTGGTGATTCAGTGACTAAGCTCCATTGTGATATGTCTGATGCA GTAAATGTGTTGACTCATATTGCTGAAGTGAAATTGGAACCAAAGCATCTCATTGCCATTGAGAAGTTGAAACAAAAGCACTTTGAACAAGACAAAAGGGAGCTACTTGGTGATGATCAAAATAGAGAAACTAGTGTTGACATGCTTAATAATTTGTCTTCTACTATAAATGCTTTGGACAAGCAAAATAGTGTCCAAGTCATGGAACACAAAGGCAAATTATATGATAGGAAAGAAGTTGATCAGTTCCATCAACCCTCTGGTGGTAATGAGATTGCCATTGCTAATGAGGATGGTCTTTCATGTGAATCAGAGCATAAAGAGGTTgacaaagtaaaaataaagcAAGAAAGTGATATGTTGTCTGGGGGGGATGGTTCAGAAGGTGCTCTCTGGGATATTTTTCGGAGGCAGGATGTACCTAAATTGCAGGAATATCAGAGGAAGCATTTCAGAGAGTTCAGGCATCTCCATTGCTGTCCTTTAAAGCAG GTTATTCACCCCATCCATGACCAGACCTTCTATCTGACTGTGGAGCATAAGAGGAAGCTTAAGGAGGAGTATG GAATTGAGCCCTGGACTTTTATTCAGAAGGTAGGAGATGCTGTTTTTGTTCCAGCTGGTTGTCCTCACCAAGTCAGAAATCTGAAG TCATGTATTAAGGTTGCATTGGATTTTGTCTCTCCGGAAAATGTTGGGGAGTGCTTTCGTTTGACAGAGGAATTTCGCACACTTCCAATAAACCACATGTCTTGTGAGGACAAATTGGAG GATCAGGGAACAGGAAAGATGATTGGACTTGTTAGGGAGCAAAATGGGCTCTACCTTCTTGAGGAAGCTCGTGGGATATGTAGTACTAAGATTCAACTTCCATTGTCTTTGATGTCAGAGTCACTTCCTTCCCACAATAAAGACATCTGGTTGTGTCACTATCATTTAG GTGAAGAAGATGACAATATATGCTATGCAAGACGTGATTGA